GCTCACCGACCGGTGGCGTGCGGAACGACCGATCCCGGCGTTCAGTTCCGATCCGCTGGGCGAGGAGGGCTCGGCCCTCGGGCGCGTGCTGCCGGTCGGCGTCGGCATCGCGAGGCGGGCCCCGCTCGCGTTCCTGGTGGTGGTCGTCGTCTCTGCCGGCGCGCTCGGCGTCTACGGGTCGGAGGTCGACACCTCCTTCGACGACGACGACTTCCTCCCGCCCGAGGAGCAACCGGGCTACGTCGAGTACCTCCCCGCCGAACTCCGGCCCGCCGAACCGCAGGTCACGGGCACGATGAACTACCTCGAGGAGACGTTCCCGCAGGGCCAGGAGGGGACGGTGATCGTCTACCTCGAGGGCCAACTCCGGGAGAACCACGCCTTGGAGTCGATCCACCGCGCGGGCGAGGACCCGCCCCCGACCGTCATCCGCGAGGGGCGTTCCGCCGATTCCGAGAGCATACTCACCGTCATCGACCGCTACGCCGCCCGGAACGAGGAGTTCGCCGCGCTGGTCGAGCGAAACGACCGCGACGGCAACGGCGTGCCCGACCAGAACCTCGAACTCGTCTACGACGAACTCTACGCCTCGCCCTTCGAGGAGCAGGCCCGCCAGTACATCACCGAGGACTACCGCGCGGCGCAGGTCGAGTACGCCGTCGAGGGCGACGCCGCCCAGGAGGAGGTCACCGGGGACGCCCGCGAACTCGAGGAGCGCCACCGACTCGCGGCGACCGCGACCGGCGAGGTCGTCGTCTTCGACGCGGTCGCGGACGTGATCTTCGAGTCGGCCGTCCGCAGCCTCGCGCTCGCGCTCGCGGCGACGGGGGCGTTTCTGGTCGCGGGCTACTGGGTCGTCGCCCGCCGGCCGTCGCTGGGCGTCGTCAACCTCCTCCCGATCGCCGTCGCGATCTGTGCGCTCGCGGGGACGATGCGCTACGCGGGGATCCCCTTCAACGCCCTGACCGCGACCATCCTCTCGGTGTCGATCGGGCTGGGCGTCGACTACACCGTCCACGTCGTCCACCGGTTCGTCGACGAACTCGATACCGGCGTGGATGCCCTCGCGGCGCTCGACCGGACGATTCGGGGGACCGGCGGCGCGCTCACGGGGAGCATGCTCACCACCGTGGCCGGGATGGGCGTGTTGGTGCTCGCGATCACGCCGATCCTCGGGCAGTTCGGCCTGCTGCTCTCGATCTCGATCCTCTACGCCTACCTCGCGTCGATCCTCGTCCTCCCCTCGGCGCTGGTGGTCTGGGCACGGGTCGCGTGATCCGAAACCCTTACTCCCCGTCCGCGGGTCCTCCCGTGTATGAGCGACCAGTCCGTCGACGCCGAGGAGGTGCGCCACGTCGCCGCCCTCGCGCGGGTCGACCTCGATGAGGCGGAGGTCGAGGCGTTCTCCGAGCAGTTCGGCGAGATCCTCGACGCCTTCGAGACGCTCGACGAGGTGCCCGAGATCGAGCGCGAGGACGACCTCGAGAACGTGATGCGGGTCGACGAGGTGCGCGAAAGCCTCGGTCAGGAGGAGGCGCTACGGAACGCCCCCGAAACCGAGGACGGCTATTTCAAGGGTCCGAGCGTCTCATGAGTCGGATCTTCATCACCGAGGAGCGAATCGAGGGCGGGGACGAGGGACCCCTCGCGGGCGAGACGGTCGCCGTCAAGGACAACATCAGTACCGAGGGAGTGCGCACGACCTGCGGGTCCGAGATGCTCGCGGAGTACGTCCCGCCCTACGACGCGACGGTCGTCGAGCGCCTGAAGGAAGCGGGCGCGACGATCGTCGGCAAGACGAACATGGACGAGTTCGGGATGGGCAGCACGACCGAGACCTCGGCGTTCGGGCCGGCCCCGAACCCCGCCGCCGAGGGGCGCGTTCCGGGAGGATCCTCCGGCGGGAGCGCCGCGGCGGTCGCCGCCGGCGATGCGGATCTCGCGCTCGGGACGGACACGGGCGGCTCAGTTAGAAACCCGGCGGCATTCTGTGGCGTCGTCGGGATCAAGCCCACCTACGGGCTGGTCTCGCGCTACGGGCTGGTCGCCTACGCCAATTCCTTGGAACAGATCGGGCCGCTCGCACCCACCGTCGAGGGCGCCGCTCGCCTGCTCGACGTCATCGCGGGCCCCGACGAACGGGACGCGACCACCCGCGAGGCGCCACGGGCCTCGGAACGTCGAACGGGCGACGCCCGTGAGGCCCGCGAGGAGGGCGCTGATAGCGACTACGCGAGCGCCGCTGACGGCGACGTCGAGGGGCTCTCGATCGGGATCCCGACCGAACTCGTCGAGGGGGCCGACGAGGGCGTCAGGGAGACGTTCTGGGACGCGATCGCCGACCTCGAATCGGAGGGCGCGAGCTACCACGAGGTGAGCCTCCCCTCGATCGAGCACGCCGTCGCCGCCTACTACGTGATCGCGATGTCGGAGGCCTCCTCGAACCTCGCGCGCTTCGACGGGGTGCGCTACGGCCCCGCGACCGAGCGCGAGGGCGATTGGAACGAGGTCTTCGCGGAGGTGCGCGAGCGGGGCTTCGGCGAGGAGGTCAAACGCCGGGTCCTGTTGGGGACCTACGCCCTCTCGGCGGGCTACCACGAAAAGTACTACAAGAAGGCACAGGACGCCCGCGCGTGGGTCGAGCGGGACTTCGAGGGGGCGTTCTCGGAGGCGGACGTGCTCGCCAGCCCGACGATGCCGGTCCCGCCCTTCGAGGTCGGCGAGAGCTTGGAGGACCCCCTCCAGATGTACCTCTCGGACGCCAACACCGTCCCCGTGAACCTCGCGAATCTGCCGGCGATCTCCGTTCCGGCGGGCGAGACCGACGGCCTGCCCGTGGGAGTGCAACTCATCGGGCCGGCGTTCGGCGAGAGGCGGATCATCCGCGCCGGAAGCGCGCTCGAATGATCAGGCCTTCGGGGAGAGCTTCCCCGCGAAGGTCTGGAACTCGATCGCCTCGTCGGGGATGTAGAACGTATCGGTCGCGAACTCGTAGACGTTCTCGGGCGTCTCGGCGTGCCAGACGATGTAGCCGAACTCTCCCTCGACGAGTTGCTGATCCATCGTGATCGAGGCCTCGGGGGCCGAGAACTCCGAGAACAGGTTCTCGAACAGCCCCTCGATCTCCTCGAGGCCGCGGAAGGTCCCCATGTTGGTGACGACGACCGACTCGTCGGTGTAGTCCTCCATGATCCCCTCGATGTCCTGTTCGCCGAACGTCTCTAGGTGGTGGTCGAGAACGGATTCTGTGGTGTTCATACGGGTCGTCCCGTGGTTACAGGGACGGTGACGGTTCGACACGACAAATGATAAATGTTCGTCAGCCCTCGTACGCGAGGTTCATGATCCACTGGGAGAAGGCGTCGCTCCGGGCGTCGATCTCCTCCTCGCCGATGAAGGGCGAGAGCATGTCCCCGGCCATCAGCAACGAGAAGTCGAGATCGCGGGCCGCGGGCGTGAGCAGGTAGGTGTTGTGGCCGTTGTAGACGGTGTCGTGGCGCTCGATCAGCTCCGCTTGTGCGAGTTTCTCGACGATCCGACTGCCCTTTCGTGAGGAGACGTCGAGTTCCTTCCAGAAGTCGCTCTGGTGGATCCCACCGCTCCGGCGGACGAGTTCGAGTCCGGCCCGTTCGTCCTCCGACAGTTCGGCTTCGAGTTCGGCGACGCTCATACCCGAACAACGCCGCCCGACGCCTTTAACGTTGACCGTCCGCGACCGGGAGCGTCATGAGTCGCCTCCGTGTAGGCCCGACCATGACCCCCGAGGAGCTTCGAGCCGAGACGCCGGGCTTCGAGAACTGTACCTACCTCAACACGGGCGCGAGCGGCCCCAGTCCGCGCCGCGTGGTCGAGGCCGCGACCGGCTGTCTCGAACGCCACGAGTACGACTCGCCCGCCGGCGAGGGGATGTACGCCACCGCGGACGCGGTCTACACGGACGCCCGCGAGGCGGTCGCG
The DNA window shown above is from Halalkalicoccus sp. NIPERK01 and carries:
- a CDS encoding RND family transporter, coding for MARHERLVSRLGGLITERPGTVVLVFLAVTLLFASGLGGTGTEAGTGQFTEDVPAERALDDVESRFGPRIELADTGSTQLIQRGENVLVREELLRMLALQERVLDREKLYATEADSAAAIVARTIDPEADTTAEQRATIEGASDREVREAVRENADNPAFTGQLSEDFNAESATASATIGTLTHELPGGVSETTGNDADSPMTPIQVEVETMAERTPGEIQVFGSGIVAGKFQTIIEDSLAIVVPAAVILLLVFLIVAYRDPIDLAIGLLALAMTVVWTFGFMGLAGIPFTQMLISVPVLLLAVGIDFGIHVINRYREERTTTASVTAAMERTTDQLLVAFVLVIGTTVVGFGANYTSSLQPIRDFGLVAALGIAFTFLIFGVFMPALKVLTDRWRAERPIPAFSSDPLGEEGSALGRVLPVGVGIARRAPLAFLVVVVVSAGALGVYGSEVDTSFDDDDFLPPEEQPGYVEYLPAELRPAEPQVTGTMNYLEETFPQGQEGTVIVYLEGQLRENHALESIHRAGEDPPPTVIREGRSADSESILTVIDRYAARNEEFAALVERNDRDGNGVPDQNLELVYDELYASPFEEQARQYITEDYRAAQVEYAVEGDAAQEEVTGDARELEERHRLAATATGEVVVFDAVADVIFESAVRSLALALAATGAFLVAGYWVVARRPSLGVVNLLPIAVAICALAGTMRYAGIPFNALTATILSVSIGLGVDYTVHVVHRFVDELDTGVDALAALDRTIRGTGGALTGSMLTTVAGMGVLVLAITPILGQFGLLLSISILYAYLASILVLPSALVVWARVA
- the gatC gene encoding Asp-tRNA(Asn)/Glu-tRNA(Gln) amidotransferase subunit GatC, translating into MSDQSVDAEEVRHVAALARVDLDEAEVEAFSEQFGEILDAFETLDEVPEIEREDDLENVMRVDEVRESLGQEEALRNAPETEDGYFKGPSVS
- the gatA gene encoding Asp-tRNA(Asn)/Glu-tRNA(Gln) amidotransferase subunit GatA, which codes for MSRIFITEERIEGGDEGPLAGETVAVKDNISTEGVRTTCGSEMLAEYVPPYDATVVERLKEAGATIVGKTNMDEFGMGSTTETSAFGPAPNPAAEGRVPGGSSGGSAAAVAAGDADLALGTDTGGSVRNPAAFCGVVGIKPTYGLVSRYGLVAYANSLEQIGPLAPTVEGAARLLDVIAGPDERDATTREAPRASERRTGDAREAREEGADSDYASAADGDVEGLSIGIPTELVEGADEGVRETFWDAIADLESEGASYHEVSLPSIEHAVAAYYVIAMSEASSNLARFDGVRYGPATEREGDWNEVFAEVRERGFGEEVKRRVLLGTYALSAGYHEKYYKKAQDARAWVERDFEGAFSEADVLASPTMPVPPFEVGESLEDPLQMYLSDANTVPVNLANLPAISVPAGETDGLPVGVQLIGPAFGERRIIRAGSALE
- a CDS encoding nuclear transport factor 2 family protein; the encoded protein is MNTTESVLDHHLETFGEQDIEGIMEDYTDESVVVTNMGTFRGLEEIEGLFENLFSEFSAPEASITMDQQLVEGEFGYIVWHAETPENVYEFATDTFYIPDEAIEFQTFAGKLSPKA
- a CDS encoding MarR family transcriptional regulator, which translates into the protein MSVAELEAELSEDERAGLELVRRSGGIHQSDFWKELDVSSRKGSRIVEKLAQAELIERHDTVYNGHNTYLLTPAARDLDFSLLMAGDMLSPFIGEEEIDARSDAFSQWIMNLAYEG